The following coding sequences lie in one Vibrio toranzoniae genomic window:
- a CDS encoding GGDEF domain-containing protein: protein MNRRKFMFDSNTDALFDLHNKRRVLKFIVLVAMLTFLPLIIKNFVIGEAFLALILLSFLATLLIEVYVALYLHKKIIGHLIPLTLITFSIILSVDIFGTLATYWVFPIITAIVFVIPQRLAIATNGIIILGTSMVALQHQPLSITLRFFLALLCCSFISHFAIEAIRKLQHELRNLSTKDSLTGAFNRYQLETFLQNAADKKMPNQQSPSQSSIAIIDIDYFKQVNDLYGHDVGDQIIKEVVDTIKANTRKSDTLFRLGGDEFLLLLIDTSKKEANDIVKHFSNLVSAGRNSAPCQINLSIGIAELISNEEIDTWMKRADEALYAAKHNGRNQVHIDDTACSSTQANSLGTKIN from the coding sequence ATGAATAGACGTAAGTTCATGTTTGACAGCAACACCGATGCTCTATTCGATTTGCATAATAAAAGAAGAGTATTGAAGTTTATTGTGTTAGTTGCAATGCTCACTTTCTTACCATTGATCATCAAGAATTTTGTTATTGGTGAAGCTTTTCTCGCTTTAATTTTACTCTCTTTTTTAGCTACCTTGTTGATTGAAGTTTATGTCGCCTTATACCTCCATAAAAAAATAATTGGTCATTTGATCCCACTAACTCTTATTACATTTTCGATTATTTTAAGTGTGGATATATTTGGAACTCTTGCAACGTACTGGGTATTTCCAATCATCACAGCCATTGTATTTGTTATCCCTCAACGTTTAGCTATTGCCACCAATGGTATTATTATCCTAGGGACAAGCATGGTGGCTTTACAGCATCAACCTCTCTCGATTACCCTTCGCTTTTTTTTAGCGCTGCTTTGTTGCTCTTTCATCTCTCACTTTGCCATTGAGGCTATTCGTAAGTTGCAACATGAACTTCGTAACCTGTCTACCAAAGACTCTTTAACTGGCGCATTTAACCGCTATCAACTGGAGACATTTTTACAAAACGCAGCCGATAAGAAGATGCCAAATCAACAGTCGCCAAGTCAATCTTCTATAGCAATAATTGACATTGATTATTTTAAGCAAGTCAATGATTTGTACGGTCATGATGTAGGGGATCAAATTATTAAAGAAGTGGTGGATACAATTAAGGCCAACACACGAAAAAGTGATACTTTATTTAGGCTTGGTGGGGATGAATTTCTACTCTTGCTGATTGATACTTCAAAAAAAGAGGCAAATGATATCGTGAAGCATTTCTCTAACCTGGTTTCGGCAGGGCGAAATTCAGCACCTTGTCAAATTAACTTGAGTATTGGTATTGCTGAGCTTATTTCTAATGAAGAAATTGATACTTGGATGAAGCGGGCTGACGAGGCTCTGTATGCTGCAAAACATAATGGTCGTAACCAAGTACACATAGACGACACGGCTTGTTCATCAACACAGGCTAACTCACTAGGGACTAAAATTAATTAA
- a CDS encoding acyl-CoA desaturase — MNSADTPSTKKPPLIWLNIFVFSFSMLLAIVAAPVYGYFFGYGMEHWIWLAICFTFCNLSITTGYHRLWSHKAFEAHSSLRFLFALGGAFALQNSALHWSSDHRVHHKHVDNNDKDPYSAKRGFWYSHIGWMIRNYNTSMYEDYENCRDLKKDKIVMWQHKNYILLALLMNFGVPIALGVVYGDVIGMLLIVGAVRLVLNHHTTFFINSLAHIWGSQPFTDKNTARDNGVLAVLTFGEGYHNFHHIFENDYRNGIYWWQYDPTKWLIKSASLMGLASKLKKTPQARIEKAEASMLLKRTQQKIMHRADKQQIADKLQKEFDALVSNMNEYYAVKKQLLESKREDVVKKYEHSVLKVRYQQIKMNFEQQKKNWAMTVEQYA, encoded by the coding sequence ATGAATAGTGCCGACACACCATCAACAAAAAAGCCACCATTAATCTGGCTTAATATTTTTGTATTCTCTTTTAGTATGCTGCTTGCTATTGTCGCGGCTCCCGTTTATGGCTACTTTTTTGGCTATGGTATGGAGCACTGGATATGGCTGGCGATCTGTTTTACGTTCTGTAATCTTTCAATTACGACGGGTTACCACCGCTTATGGTCACATAAAGCCTTTGAAGCACATTCAAGCCTAAGATTTCTGTTTGCTTTGGGTGGTGCATTTGCATTACAGAACAGCGCTCTACACTGGTCTTCAGACCACCGTGTTCACCACAAGCATGTTGACAACAACGACAAAGACCCATATTCAGCAAAACGTGGCTTTTGGTATTCACACATCGGCTGGATGATTCGTAACTACAACACATCAATGTATGAAGATTACGAAAACTGTCGTGACTTGAAGAAAGACAAGATCGTAATGTGGCAACACAAAAATTATATTTTGCTGGCACTATTAATGAACTTCGGCGTACCTATCGCTCTTGGCGTTGTTTACGGTGATGTAATTGGCATGTTATTGATTGTGGGTGCGGTTCGTTTGGTACTAAACCACCACACCACATTTTTTATTAACTCTCTCGCTCACATTTGGGGTAGCCAACCCTTTACTGATAAAAATACAGCACGTGACAACGGTGTACTTGCTGTCCTTACTTTTGGCGAGGGCTATCATAACTTCCATCACATCTTTGAGAATGACTATCGTAATGGTATTTATTGGTGGCAATACGATCCAACAAAGTGGTTGATTAAGAGTGCTTCATTGATGGGCTTAGCAAGCAAGCTTAAGAAAACGCCTCAAGCCCGCATTGAGAAAGCTGAAGCGTCAATGTTACTGAAGCGGACGCAACAGAAAATCATGCACCGCGCTGACAAACAGCAAATTGCAGACAAGCTTCAAAAAGAGTTCGACGCACTGGTATCAAACATGAACGAATACTACGCAGTCAAAAAGCAGTTACTTGAAAGCAAACGCGAAGACGTGGTGAAAAAATACGAACACTCTGTACTTAAAGTTCGTTATCAGCAAATTAAAATGAACTTCGAACAGCAGAAGAAAAATTGGGCGATGACGGTTGAGCAATACGCTTAA
- a CDS encoding GNAT family N-acetyltransferase, producing the protein MEIKVAEYKDYERIAQLHADSWKLYYRGILADDYLESDVLEDRSVIWQTRLINPPFNQHVLLLEEGGLLVGFVCAFGNHNFERGTFIDALHVDNNYRGRGIGKRLLSELSKWLKQYYSDSGLYLEVMSENHQAIAFYEAIGGKEELEQVWNAPCGSQVNEKIISWESPQDLEQKTASVVYS; encoded by the coding sequence ATGGAAATTAAGGTAGCTGAATATAAAGATTATGAACGAATCGCCCAATTACATGCGGATAGCTGGAAGCTATATTACCGTGGCATTCTCGCTGACGATTACTTAGAAAGTGACGTTTTAGAGGACAGATCTGTTATTTGGCAGACTCGTTTGATCAACCCTCCTTTTAACCAACATGTTTTATTGCTTGAAGAGGGCGGTTTACTGGTTGGTTTTGTCTGCGCGTTTGGTAATCATAACTTTGAACGTGGCACGTTCATTGATGCATTACATGTAGACAATAATTATCGTGGCCGGGGCATAGGTAAGCGTTTACTGTCTGAACTATCTAAGTGGTTGAAGCAATATTACTCGGATTCAGGACTTTACCTAGAAGTGATGTCTGAAAACCACCAAGCCATTGCATTCTATGAAGCGATTGGTGGTAAAGAAGAGCTGGAACAAGTTTGGAATGCACCCTGTGGTAGCCAAGTGAATGAAAAAATTATTTCTTGGGAGTCGCCACAAGATCTTGAACAGAAAACTGCTAGTGTCGTTTATTCTTAA
- the ylqF gene encoding ribosome biogenesis GTPase YlqF: MVNNTIQWFPGHMHKARKEIEEVIPQVDVIIEVLDARIPFSSENPMISSLRGDKPCVKVLNKRDLADPELTQRWIEHFEKEQGVKAIAITTSVKEEVNHVMELVRKLAPHREQMGKNIRTMIMGIPNVGKSTIINCLAGRTIAVTGNQPAVTRRQQRINLQNGVILSDTPGILWPKVENPHSGFRLAATGAVKDTAMEYDEVAFYTVEYLAKQYPNLLKERYQIEELPESDIELMEAIGRKRGALRAGGHIDLHKCSEILLHELRNGTLGKVTLELPEMITKELVEVEEAAALKAEQQIKKKEERRKRYLKNKR; the protein is encoded by the coding sequence ATGGTTAACAACACAATTCAATGGTTTCCGGGTCACATGCATAAAGCCCGTAAAGAAATCGAAGAAGTTATCCCACAGGTTGATGTGATTATCGAAGTACTGGACGCTCGTATTCCGTTCAGTAGTGAAAACCCAATGATCTCTTCACTGCGCGGCGATAAGCCTTGTGTAAAAGTGTTGAACAAACGTGACCTTGCGGATCCTGAGCTGACTCAGCGTTGGATTGAGCACTTCGAGAAAGAGCAAGGTGTTAAAGCGATTGCAATTACCACCAGCGTTAAAGAAGAAGTTAACCATGTTATGGAGCTAGTCCGTAAGCTAGCACCGCACCGTGAACAGATGGGTAAAAACATTCGCACGATGATCATGGGTATCCCTAACGTAGGTAAATCAACCATCATCAACTGCTTAGCTGGACGTACAATCGCGGTAACGGGTAACCAACCGGCAGTGACTCGTCGCCAACAACGCATTAACCTGCAAAACGGCGTGATCCTTTCAGATACTCCTGGGATCCTTTGGCCTAAAGTAGAAAATCCACACAGTGGCTTTCGCCTAGCAGCAACGGGCGCTGTTAAAGATACAGCAATGGAATACGATGAAGTTGCTTTTTATACGGTTGAATACTTAGCGAAACAGTACCCGAACCTACTTAAAGAACGCTACCAAATCGAAGAATTGCCAGAGTCTGACATCGAGTTGATGGAAGCGATTGGTCGTAAGCGTGGTGCACTTCGTGCAGGTGGTCATATCGACCTTCACAAATGTTCTGAAATTCTACTTCACGAACTGCGTAACGGTACTTTAGGTAAAGTCACTCTAGAGTTACCGGAGATGATCACCAAAGAGCTGGTCGAAGTTGAAGAAGCTGCTGCTCTAAAAGCCGAACAACAAATTAAGAAGAAAGAAGAACGTCGTAAGCGCTACTTGAAGAACAAACGTTAG
- a CDS encoding LysR substrate-binding domain-containing protein has protein sequence MKIKPLPPLNSLVAFEASARHLSFTLAAEELNVTQGAISRQIRQLEEYLGKAMFTRANRSINLTPTGLQYYQSISHSLLDIAQVTGEVKKWQGEQKITVATTNAMAALWLLPKVAEFQNEHDDIDIRILASDNILDLRRLDCDIALFYCRTPPAEMEVTTLFSEEVFPVCSPLYMEKIGNPSEAEEIFSKTLLYLEESQRDWVNWEQWFSGVDLPNMTPRNRMNINNYPMLLQAAINGQGIALAWGSLVDDYLQSGALVRPVEHVLSTPSKFSMLEPKGRGLVPASVKRFREWLLHQLPDEVGDKGLV, from the coding sequence ATGAAAATCAAACCACTCCCGCCTTTAAATAGCTTGGTGGCATTTGAAGCATCTGCTCGGCACTTAAGCTTTACCCTTGCGGCAGAAGAGCTCAACGTGACACAGGGCGCAATAAGCCGCCAAATTCGTCAACTGGAAGAGTACCTTGGCAAAGCCATGTTCACGCGGGCAAACCGCAGTATCAATTTAACGCCAACTGGTCTGCAATATTACCAATCGATCAGTCACTCTTTACTTGATATTGCGCAGGTCACCGGAGAAGTTAAAAAATGGCAAGGAGAGCAAAAAATAACGGTCGCGACGACTAATGCGATGGCCGCCTTATGGCTGCTACCGAAAGTGGCAGAATTTCAAAATGAGCATGATGATATCGATATCCGTATATTGGCCTCAGACAATATTCTCGATTTACGACGCTTAGATTGCGATATCGCACTGTTTTATTGTCGTACGCCTCCGGCCGAGATGGAAGTTACTACGCTCTTTTCTGAAGAAGTTTTTCCTGTGTGTAGTCCTCTTTATATGGAAAAGATCGGTAACCCGAGCGAAGCCGAAGAGATCTTCAGTAAAACCTTACTCTATTTGGAAGAGTCCCAGCGAGATTGGGTGAATTGGGAGCAGTGGTTCAGCGGCGTTGATTTACCTAACATGACGCCAAGAAATCGTATGAATATCAATAATTACCCGATGTTGTTACAAGCAGCGATCAACGGCCAAGGTATTGCTTTGGCTTGGGGATCGTTGGTAGACGACTATCTGCAAAGCGGCGCGTTAGTGAGACCGGTCGAACACGTACTTTCAACGCCTTCAAAATTTTCTATGCTAGAGCCCAAAGGAAGAGGGTTAGTGCCCGCCAGTGTTAAACGTTTTCGTGAATGGTTGCTTCACCAATTGCCGGACGAAGTGGGTGATAAGGGGTTAGTGTAG
- a CDS encoding BCCT family transporter, translating into MRATSGILKGLNPTVTIASKIVVIGFVLFCAILANQAGQYFETISGILLQNMKWFYIGLVSLVVGFLIYLMVSRYGHIRLSKDDEKPEFSYLSWISMLFSGGMGIGLIFWSVAEPMWHYADNPFSQGLTNEAATTSMKLTFFHWGLHPWSVFIIVALALSYFSYRKDLPFTLRSILHPLIGDRIYGPIGHTVDILTVAVTAFGISQTLGMGVIQINSGLNQAFGLGISLGTQLFIIVALCTCAVASVLSGVGKGIRRLSEWNMLLSLMLVLVVLYIGPTRYILNTLLESTGLYAQNIVGMSLWSDTQNDSGWQNWWTAYYWPWWMTWAPFVGMFIARISKGRTIRELIGGALIVPTLITFLWISVFGGAALKVEQDARVAHEAQVVAAQEAGQAAPAPFTGGPILEATKADTTRALFTMFDNLDTGMFGKLLSVLACMLLGTYFITSADSGTLVLCTLDAAGDSEPPKSIRVLWGVMIAAISGVLLYAGGLKAMQTASIIAGFPIAIFISVMSLTLFHSIRREPKPWAMLPEHVHPEEDKLDGPVEPMVETKVGAMPQPKVKSEQDSDLEQKPALT; encoded by the coding sequence ATGAGAGCAACATCAGGGATATTGAAAGGACTCAACCCAACTGTGACGATCGCATCTAAGATCGTTGTCATCGGTTTTGTACTTTTCTGTGCCATTCTCGCCAACCAAGCGGGTCAGTACTTTGAAACTATTTCCGGTATTCTTTTGCAGAATATGAAGTGGTTTTATATCGGACTCGTCTCTTTAGTTGTCGGGTTTCTTATCTACCTAATGGTCAGCCGTTACGGTCATATTCGTTTGAGTAAAGACGATGAAAAGCCAGAGTTTAGCTACTTATCTTGGATTTCCATGTTGTTTTCTGGCGGTATGGGGATAGGCCTGATTTTCTGGTCTGTCGCTGAACCGATGTGGCATTACGCCGATAACCCATTTTCACAAGGGTTAACGAATGAAGCTGCCACAACATCAATGAAACTGACTTTTTTCCACTGGGGCCTGCACCCGTGGTCGGTCTTTATAATTGTTGCGCTCGCGTTGTCTTACTTTTCTTACCGTAAAGATTTGCCGTTTACACTCCGCTCTATTCTGCACCCTTTGATCGGTGACCGAATTTACGGCCCAATCGGTCATACCGTAGATATCCTGACGGTTGCGGTGACCGCATTCGGTATTTCACAAACCTTAGGGATGGGGGTTATTCAAATTAACTCTGGCCTGAATCAAGCCTTCGGCTTAGGTATCAGTTTAGGTACACAACTATTCATTATTGTGGCTTTATGTACTTGTGCGGTAGCGTCCGTTTTGTCTGGCGTGGGTAAAGGAATTCGCCGTCTATCAGAATGGAATATGCTGCTCTCACTTATGCTAGTTCTGGTTGTGCTTTACATCGGACCAACGCGCTACATTCTCAATACTCTACTAGAAAGTACCGGCTTATATGCGCAGAATATTGTCGGTATGAGCCTATGGAGCGACACACAGAATGACTCAGGGTGGCAAAACTGGTGGACGGCATACTACTGGCCGTGGTGGATGACTTGGGCACCGTTCGTGGGTATGTTTATCGCGCGGATTTCGAAAGGACGTACTATTCGTGAACTTATTGGCGGTGCTTTAATTGTTCCAACGCTAATCACTTTCTTATGGATTTCTGTCTTTGGCGGCGCAGCATTGAAAGTGGAGCAAGATGCACGTGTGGCGCACGAAGCACAAGTGGTTGCCGCACAAGAAGCCGGTCAAGCCGCACCTGCACCATTCACTGGAGGTCCGATTCTAGAGGCAACCAAAGCCGATACAACGCGAGCACTGTTTACCATGTTCGATAATCTAGACACAGGTATGTTCGGTAAACTGCTAAGTGTGCTGGCTTGTATGCTTCTTGGGACCTATTTCATTACCTCTGCAGACTCTGGAACATTGGTCCTGTGTACTTTAGACGCCGCGGGGGACAGCGAGCCACCCAAATCCATTCGTGTACTATGGGGCGTTATGATTGCGGCAATTTCTGGCGTACTGCTGTATGCGGGAGGCTTAAAAGCAATGCAGACTGCCTCTATTATTGCGGGCTTCCCTATCGCGATCTTCATCTCGGTAATGAGCTTAACGCTGTTCCATAGCATTCGACGCGAGCCTAAGCCTTGGGCGATGCTTCCTGAGCACGTTCACCCAGAGGAAGATAAGCTGGATGGCCCTGTAGAACCAATGGTTGAAACGAAGGTTGGCGCGATGCCACAACCTAAGGTTAAATCAGAACAAGACAGTGACTTAGAACAAAAACCGGCTCTGACTTAG
- a CDS encoding aromatic ring-hydroxylating oxygenase subunit alpha: protein MSNVNQTIIPVELVDKVLNPISEATGMPNEAYTNAEYFTFERDQVFGNTWVCIGFASDLLKDGYVMPIDFMNLPLLMMRNRQGEVQVFHNVCSHRGMKLVHEAGEVQGMIRCPYHSWTYDLDGNLKGTPHIGGIAKHKDDRFKCEKHGLKPLRSAVWMDMVFVNLSGDAASFEEHIAPLEQRWQTFLGKDGLGLLRRVNMGGNLEIEVNSNWKLTVENYCEAYHLPWVHPSLNSYSRLEDHYNIMFDERFAGQGSLAYNLSDTAGTHLPKFPSWPEDKLRHAEYVALFPNVLLGIQADHAFAMMIEPINADKSIEHLRVLYVGDEATKDEFAACRTATVESWRVVFGEDIGAVEGMQQGRYSPGFGGGVFSPEMDVPTHFFQTWLAKQVKTAMEQ from the coding sequence ATGAGCAATGTCAACCAAACCATTATTCCTGTTGAACTTGTTGATAAAGTACTAAACCCAATCAGCGAAGCGACAGGGATGCCAAACGAAGCCTACACAAATGCTGAGTACTTTACGTTTGAGCGTGATCAGGTGTTTGGTAACACATGGGTATGTATTGGTTTTGCCTCGGACCTTCTTAAAGATGGCTACGTGATGCCAATAGACTTCATGAACCTACCACTATTAATGATGAGAAACCGTCAAGGTGAAGTTCAAGTATTCCACAACGTGTGTAGTCACCGTGGTATGAAGCTGGTTCATGAAGCGGGTGAGGTGCAAGGCATGATTCGCTGTCCTTACCATTCATGGACTTATGATCTTGACGGCAACCTAAAAGGCACGCCACATATCGGCGGTATAGCGAAGCATAAAGATGACCGCTTTAAATGTGAAAAGCACGGTCTGAAACCATTGCGTTCAGCGGTATGGATGGACATGGTTTTTGTCAACCTGTCGGGTGATGCAGCAAGCTTTGAAGAACATATTGCACCGTTAGAACAACGTTGGCAGACATTCTTGGGTAAAGACGGTTTGGGCCTTCTGCGTCGTGTCAACATGGGTGGTAACTTAGAAATCGAAGTGAACAGCAACTGGAAGCTAACAGTGGAAAATTACTGTGAAGCGTACCACCTGCCTTGGGTACACCCAAGTTTGAATAGCTACTCGCGTTTGGAAGATCACTATAACATCATGTTTGACGAACGTTTTGCAGGCCAGGGCAGCCTTGCATACAACCTGTCTGACACGGCGGGTACGCATCTTCCAAAATTTCCTAGTTGGCCAGAAGACAAACTACGCCATGCAGAATACGTAGCGTTATTCCCGAATGTGTTACTTGGCATTCAGGCCGACCACGCCTTTGCGATGATGATCGAACCAATTAATGCCGACAAGAGCATTGAGCACCTTCGCGTCCTTTATGTCGGCGACGAAGCAACCAAAGATGAATTTGCCGCTTGTCGCACTGCCACCGTTGAATCTTGGCGTGTGGTATTTGGTGAAGATATCGGTGCGGTAGAGGGCATGCAGCAAGGTCGCTATTCACCAGGCTTCGGTGGTGGCGTGTTCTCACCTGAAATGGATGTCCCAACTCACTTCTTCCAAACATGGTTAGCGAAACAAGTCAAAACGGCAATGGAGCAGTAA